A segment of the Odoribacter splanchnicus DSM 20712 genome:
GCTCGGTTTGGTATAATTTTGTCCGCAGAGATGAAAAAGAAATTGACAACAGAAGAAGATTACAGGCAGCGGGTGGACCGGGTGTGTATGTATATCCGGGAGCACCTCGACAAGGAGATTGATATGCGTCGTCTTGCCGTCTTGTCGGCATTCTCGCCGTTTCATTTTCACCGCATTATGCGCGCTTATCTGAAAGAACCGATCGGAGCGTTCATTATACGCACAAGGGTGGAAACGGCGGCGAAGCTGTTGCGTTATACTGATCTTCCCGTCGCGGATATTGCCTACCGGGTGGGGTACGACACCCCGTCCTCGCTGACCAAATCTTTCTGTAAACTTTTCGGTATCTCTCCTAAAATGTATCGTTTAACCAAAAATTATCAGATGATGACAACACGGGAACCGAAGGCTGAAGTGAAGCTCAGCCGTGCCAAAGTCGTGGAACAGGAACCTAAGACGGTTCTGTACATCAGTGCCACGGGAGATTATAAAAAGGTGGATT
Coding sequences within it:
- a CDS encoding AraC family transcriptional regulator, with protein sequence MKKKLTTEEDYRQRVDRVCMYIREHLDKEIDMRRLAVLSAFSPFHFHRIMRAYLKEPIGAFIIRTRVETAAKLLRYTDLPVADIAYRVGYDTPSSLTKSFCKLFGISPKMYRLTKNYQMMTTREPKAEVKLSRAKVVEQEPKTVLYISATGDYKKVDYSAMYMRMWEEIKRQGLFSAGIEHLALYHDNPEITAEENLKCDVCIRICKPAGPNGDIGVKTIGGGRFVAFTYIGEYCKIGAAYDKIYGELLAEGGFETRGNYCFEKYVSDPRCTAPEKLKTEIYIPIE